From the Salvelinus alpinus chromosome 32, SLU_Salpinus.1, whole genome shotgun sequence genome, one window contains:
- the LOC139562087 gene encoding protein CC2D2B-like encodes MSVLERVAAFVSLIPTLSFPSDVGDSGEMWLTSEQCLELAMGNDVSLAVLLCNFFHDLTVNGWLLLGTSVIEGETTYVLTQENTWFVLWNPRDGKHYQSYDSFCPLKTVDCLINGENVWFHLQPTRKMPITFDVSNNATWKPLFPKGFNSDSSMPTEIKYRPTQIDLVYHLQRRMEMKLKSCLMDWRSPHPTRWSPRCAAMLSEVMQKLERNPASDTIALEIDRLLDTMKDYKVTGFPIHMAYQDMSTVIEAVYNTRIHSTEIPGTEFALSTYIHPYPNHILSVWIFLATLVKHQHGVFYVPSVHQH; translated from the exons ATGTCTGTTCTA GAGAGGGTGGCAGCCTTCGTGTCCCTGATTCCCACCTTGTCCTTCCCATCTGACGTTGGTGACAGTGGGGAGATGTGGCTCACCTCAGAG CAATGCTTGGAGCTGGCTATGGGAAACGATGTCAGTTTGGCAGTTCTGCTGTGCAACTTCTTTCATGACCTGACGGTAAATGGGTGGCTTCTCCTGGGAACATCGGTCATAGAG gGAGAGACCACCTATGTCCTTACTCAGGAGAACACTTGGTTTGTGTTGTGGAACCCCAGAGATGGGAAGCACTACCAGTCATACGACTCCTTCTGTCCTCTAAAGACTGTCGACTGTCTGATCAATGGTGAAAAT GTGTGGTTCCATCTCCAGCCAACAAGAAAGATGCCCATCACTTTCGACGTATCAAATAACGCCACATGGAAACCCTTATTCCCCAAAGGATTCAACTCAGACTCCTCAATG CCAACAGAAATTAAATACCGTCCCACTCAAATAGATCTGGTCTATCACCTTCAAAGAAG GATGGAGATGAAACTGAAAAGTTGTCTGATGGACTGGAGAAGCCCCCACCCTACACGCTGGAGCCCCCGCTGTGCAGCCATGCTCTCTGAGGTCATGCAGAAGCTTGAGAGGAACCCAGCCTCTGACACAATAGCGCTAGAGATAGACAGGCTGCTGGACACCATGAAGGATTACAAG GTGACTGGCTTCCCCATTCATATGGCCTACCAAGACATGAGCACAGTGATCGAGGCGGTCTACAACACCAGAATCCACAGCACTGAGATCCCTGGGACAGAGTTTGCTCTCTCCACCTACATCCACCCATACCCCAACCACATCCTGTCGGTGTGGATATTCCTGGCAACGCTGGTCAAACACCAGCATGGCGTGTTCTATGTTCCTTCAGTACACCAGCACTGA
- the ccnj gene encoding cyclin-J isoform X1, giving the protein MELEGQWWKGQLAGDIYQALRYKEIKLPSYKGQSPQINLRRYFADLIAIVSNRYRLCPTARHLAVYLLDLFMDRYDITVQQLHMVALCCLLLASKFEEREDRVPKLETLNSLGCMSSMNLVLTKQGLLHMELLLLETFQWNLYLPTAAHFIEYYLSIAVNEADLHDGWPMACLEKTVLYMTKYADYFLEVSLQDHVFLRFAPSLVAAACVAASRIILRLSPSWPPQLQRLTAYSWDHLVPCVEKMIIAHDSDVKEANKQTCQPPGQQPGQVGYHNPCQTTTTMPPQYLHQASIQYPQQALQPSLAPGHGPASYVSHSATLQGPGALPHSHPQTISAGLDGKANIPSRAYQVNMHYTCAAPCFDR; this is encoded by the exons ATGGAGCTTGAGGGCCAATGGTGGAAAGGACAACTTGCTGGAGATATATACCAGGCTTTGCGCTACAAA GAAATCAAGTTGCCCTCCTACAAAGGCCAGTCCCCTCAGATCAACCTCAGGCGCTACTTTGCAGACCTCATAGCAATTGTAAGCAATCGCTACCGGCTGTGCCCAACAGCCAGACACCTTGCCGTCTACTTACTGGACCTTTTCATGGACCGCTATGATATAACGGTGCAACAGCTTCACATGGTCGCACTCTGCTGCTTGCTTTTGGCTA GTAAgtttgaggagagagaggaccgaGTTCCTAAGCTGGAGACTCTTAACAGCCTGGGCTGCATGAGCTCCATGAACCTGGTGCTGACCAAGCAGGGCCTGCTGCACATGGAGCTCCTCCTGCTGGAGACCTTCCAGTGGAACCTGTACCTGCCCACAGCTGCACACTTCATAGAGTACTACCTGTCCATCGCTGTCAATGAGGCGGACCTTCATGATGGCTGGCCCATGGCGTGCCTGGAGAAGACGGTGCTTTACATGACAAAGTATGCTGACTACTTCCTTGAGGTCTCCCTTCAAG ATCATGTGTTTCTGAGGTTCGCACCCTCACTGGTGGCAGCTGCCTGTGTGGCAGCCTCTCGCATCATCCTGCGCCTATCCCCTTCCTGGCCACCTCAGCTTCAGCGCCTCACCGCATACAGCTGGGATCATCTTGTCCCCTGTGTAGAAAAAATGATCAT TGCGCATGACAGCGACGTGAAGGAGGCCAACAAGCAGACGTGCCAGCCACCCGGTCAGCAGCCGGGCCAGGTTGGGTACCATAACCCTTGCCAGACAACCACCACCATGCCTCCTCAGTACCTGCACCAGGCCAGCATCCAGTACCCTCAGCAGGCCCTCCAGCCTTCCCTAGCCCCAGGCCACGGCCCGGCCTCCTACGTATCCCACTCTGCCACCCTGCAGGGCCCTGGTGCCCTACCACACAGCCACCCCCAGACCATCTCTGCTGGTCTGGATGGCAAGGCCAACATTCCAAGCAGAGCCTACCAGGTCAATATGCACTATACCTGTGCAGCTCCCTGCTTTGATAGGTGA
- the ccnj gene encoding cyclin-J isoform X2 — MVERTTCWRYIPGFALQRNQVALLQRPVPSDQPQALLCRPHSNCKFEEREDRVPKLETLNSLGCMSSMNLVLTKQGLLHMELLLLETFQWNLYLPTAAHFIEYYLSIAVNEADLHDGWPMACLEKTVLYMTKYADYFLEVSLQDHVFLRFAPSLVAAACVAASRIILRLSPSWPPQLQRLTAYSWDHLVPCVEKMIIAHDSDVKEANKQTCQPPGQQPGQVGYHNPCQTTTTMPPQYLHQASIQYPQQALQPSLAPGHGPASYVSHSATLQGPGALPHSHPQTISAGLDGKANIPSRAYQVNMHYTCAAPCFDR; from the exons ATGGTGGAAAGGACAACTTGCTGGAGATATATACCAGGCTTTGCGCTACAAA GAAATCAAGTTGCCCTCCTACAAAGGCCAGTCCCCTCAGATCAACCTCAGGCGCTACTTTGCAGACCTCATAGCAATT GTAAgtttgaggagagagaggaccgaGTTCCTAAGCTGGAGACTCTTAACAGCCTGGGCTGCATGAGCTCCATGAACCTGGTGCTGACCAAGCAGGGCCTGCTGCACATGGAGCTCCTCCTGCTGGAGACCTTCCAGTGGAACCTGTACCTGCCCACAGCTGCACACTTCATAGAGTACTACCTGTCCATCGCTGTCAATGAGGCGGACCTTCATGATGGCTGGCCCATGGCGTGCCTGGAGAAGACGGTGCTTTACATGACAAAGTATGCTGACTACTTCCTTGAGGTCTCCCTTCAAG ATCATGTGTTTCTGAGGTTCGCACCCTCACTGGTGGCAGCTGCCTGTGTGGCAGCCTCTCGCATCATCCTGCGCCTATCCCCTTCCTGGCCACCTCAGCTTCAGCGCCTCACCGCATACAGCTGGGATCATCTTGTCCCCTGTGTAGAAAAAATGATCAT TGCGCATGACAGCGACGTGAAGGAGGCCAACAAGCAGACGTGCCAGCCACCCGGTCAGCAGCCGGGCCAGGTTGGGTACCATAACCCTTGCCAGACAACCACCACCATGCCTCCTCAGTACCTGCACCAGGCCAGCATCCAGTACCCTCAGCAGGCCCTCCAGCCTTCCCTAGCCCCAGGCCACGGCCCGGCCTCCTACGTATCCCACTCTGCCACCCTGCAGGGCCCTGGTGCCCTACCACACAGCCACCCCCAGACCATCTCTGCTGGTCTGGATGGCAAGGCCAACATTCCAAGCAGAGCCTACCAGGTCAATATGCACTATACCTGTGCAGCTCCCTGCTTTGATAGGTGA
- the ccnj gene encoding cyclin-J isoform X3 gives MDRYDITVQQLHMVALCCLLLASKFEEREDRVPKLETLNSLGCMSSMNLVLTKQGLLHMELLLLETFQWNLYLPTAAHFIEYYLSIAVNEADLHDGWPMACLEKTVLYMTKYADYFLEVSLQDHVFLRFAPSLVAAACVAASRIILRLSPSWPPQLQRLTAYSWDHLVPCVEKMIIAHDSDVKEANKQTCQPPGQQPGQVGYHNPCQTTTTMPPQYLHQASIQYPQQALQPSLAPGHGPASYVSHSATLQGPGALPHSHPQTISAGLDGKANIPSRAYQVNMHYTCAAPCFDR, from the exons ATGGACCGCTATGATATAACGGTGCAACAGCTTCACATGGTCGCACTCTGCTGCTTGCTTTTGGCTA GTAAgtttgaggagagagaggaccgaGTTCCTAAGCTGGAGACTCTTAACAGCCTGGGCTGCATGAGCTCCATGAACCTGGTGCTGACCAAGCAGGGCCTGCTGCACATGGAGCTCCTCCTGCTGGAGACCTTCCAGTGGAACCTGTACCTGCCCACAGCTGCACACTTCATAGAGTACTACCTGTCCATCGCTGTCAATGAGGCGGACCTTCATGATGGCTGGCCCATGGCGTGCCTGGAGAAGACGGTGCTTTACATGACAAAGTATGCTGACTACTTCCTTGAGGTCTCCCTTCAAG ATCATGTGTTTCTGAGGTTCGCACCCTCACTGGTGGCAGCTGCCTGTGTGGCAGCCTCTCGCATCATCCTGCGCCTATCCCCTTCCTGGCCACCTCAGCTTCAGCGCCTCACCGCATACAGCTGGGATCATCTTGTCCCCTGTGTAGAAAAAATGATCAT TGCGCATGACAGCGACGTGAAGGAGGCCAACAAGCAGACGTGCCAGCCACCCGGTCAGCAGCCGGGCCAGGTTGGGTACCATAACCCTTGCCAGACAACCACCACCATGCCTCCTCAGTACCTGCACCAGGCCAGCATCCAGTACCCTCAGCAGGCCCTCCAGCCTTCCCTAGCCCCAGGCCACGGCCCGGCCTCCTACGTATCCCACTCTGCCACCCTGCAGGGCCCTGGTGCCCTACCACACAGCCACCCCCAGACCATCTCTGCTGGTCTGGATGGCAAGGCCAACATTCCAAGCAGAGCCTACCAGGTCAATATGCACTATACCTGTGCAGCTCCCTGCTTTGATAGGTGA